The following proteins are co-located in the Trichormus variabilis 0441 genome:
- a CDS encoding CAAD domain-containing protein: MPLKLLRCDETIPEREKHVYIYCVECPGFTGVSQSKEHIDEQTILAISSDNSNCVDAKAYVTDMSYLSTPDRQYLNLEINNVATTDNRNIMESRLEQLRRIDLTSDEVILESEVAQVEAQVLPNNEQVIQWMEVGKNIWGFLAKSSQYLGNFSVEYKRIIIGISLILVMLFAVKLLMVLLYTVNDIPVVNLSFEFIGMVSVTWFFLRYLLKASTRKELATKIRFIKQEIVDGDEG, encoded by the coding sequence ATGCCTCTAAAACTATTAAGGTGCGACGAAACAATTCCAGAAAGGGAGAAGCACGTATACATCTATTGTGTAGAATGTCCCGGATTTACCGGAGTCAGTCAATCCAAAGAACACATTGATGAACAGACTATTTTGGCAATATCTAGTGATAACAGTAATTGTGTAGATGCCAAAGCTTATGTCACTGATATGTCATATCTTTCTACACCAGATAGACAATACCTGAATTTAGAAATTAACAACGTTGCCACTACCGACAATAGGAACATTATGGAAAGCAGACTAGAACAATTAAGGCGCATTGATTTAACTTCCGATGAAGTGATATTAGAATCGGAAGTTGCTCAGGTTGAAGCTCAGGTATTACCAAATAATGAGCAGGTTATTCAATGGATGGAAGTTGGGAAGAATATTTGGGGATTTTTAGCTAAATCCTCTCAATATCTGGGTAATTTCTCTGTAGAATATAAGCGCATCATTATTGGCATTAGCTTAATTTTGGTAATGCTATTTGCGGTAAAACTACTCATGGTTTTACTATACACTGTTAATGATATTCCTGTGGTCAATTTAAGTTTTGAGTTCATTGGCATGGTTTCGGTGACATGGTTTTTCTTGCGCTATTTACTCAAAGCTTCTACACGCAAGGAATTAGCTACAAAAATCCGCTTCATCAAGCAAGAAATTGTTGATGGTGATGAAGGTTAA
- the nifE gene encoding nitrogenase iron-molybdenum cofactor biosynthesis protein NifE: protein MRNTQEEINKLLNEIACEYNVKKLQSKPNKTTCKKPPKPGAAQGNCPFEGAMVALGPITDAVHLVHGPVGCTRNPWGSRGSLSSSSELYQMGFSTDLSENEIIFGGEKKLEKSILHIAQRYNPAAIFVYSTCVTALIGDDIESVCKKATNQVGIPVVYINAPGFLGSKNLGNRIAGEALLDYVVGTAEPEFTTPFDINIIGDYNVAGEIWNILPLLQKLGIRVLSKITGDARYQEICYAHRAKLNVVICSNVSLKMAQTMQERYGIPYIEESFFGIENMNSCLRNIAAAFGDQYLQERTEWLIAEETAALDIALAPYRSQLQGKRIVLYSGGVKSWSVILAAKDLGMKVVATSDRKNTQDEKVKIKELLGQDGMVLAKGGPKALLQVIEDMNADILVAGASNQYTAIKARIPFLDINHERHHAYAGYAGMVEMAREFYEALYSPVWKQVRQPAPWE from the coding sequence ATGAGAAATACTCAGGAAGAAATCAACAAACTACTCAACGAAATAGCCTGCGAATATAACGTCAAGAAATTGCAGAGCAAGCCCAATAAAACTACTTGTAAAAAACCACCAAAACCAGGTGCAGCGCAGGGAAATTGTCCTTTTGAGGGGGCGATGGTGGCTCTTGGTCCAATTACTGATGCAGTGCATTTAGTACATGGCCCTGTTGGTTGCACGCGCAATCCTTGGGGTAGTCGGGGTAGTCTTTCTTCTAGCTCTGAACTCTACCAAATGGGTTTCTCTACTGATTTGAGTGAGAATGAAATCATTTTTGGCGGTGAAAAGAAGCTAGAAAAATCTATTTTACATATTGCTCAACGTTATAATCCGGCTGCTATTTTTGTCTATTCTACTTGTGTCACGGCTTTGATTGGTGACGATATCGAAAGTGTTTGTAAAAAAGCTACAAATCAAGTCGGGATTCCGGTTGTTTATATCAACGCACCTGGATTTCTTGGGAGTAAAAATTTAGGCAATCGTATTGCCGGGGAAGCTTTATTAGATTATGTAGTGGGAACAGCCGAACCAGAATTTACTACGCCATTTGATATCAATATTATTGGTGATTATAATGTTGCTGGGGAAATCTGGAATATTTTACCACTGTTGCAGAAATTAGGTATTCGCGTTCTTTCCAAAATTACCGGTGATGCACGTTATCAAGAAATTTGCTATGCTCACCGCGCGAAATTAAATGTGGTAATTTGCTCGAATGTGTCACTAAAAATGGCACAAACAATGCAGGAGCGTTACGGCATTCCTTATATTGAAGAGTCTTTCTTTGGCATAGAGAACATGAATAGTTGTTTGCGAAATATTGCAGCAGCATTCGGTGATCAATACTTACAAGAAAGAACGGAATGGTTAATTGCGGAGGAAACCGCAGCTTTAGATATTGCCCTTGCTCCTTATCGTTCTCAGTTACAAGGAAAACGTATTGTCCTTTATAGTGGAGGTGTGAAAAGTTGGTCAGTAATTTTAGCAGCAAAAGACTTGGGTATGAAGGTTGTTGCTACTAGTGATAGGAAGAATACTCAAGATGAAAAAGTTAAAATTAAGGAATTACTTGGTCAAGATGGCATGGTTTTGGCTAAGGGTGGCCCCAAGGCTTTATTACAAGTAATAGAAGATATGAATGCGGATATTTTAGTTGCTGGTGCTAGTAATCAATACACAGCAATTAAAGCACGTATTCCTTTTTTAGATATTAATCATGAGCGTCATCATGCTTACGCTGGTTATGCGGGAATGGTGGAAATGGCGCGGGAATTTTATGAAGCCTTGTATAGTCCTGTGTGGAAACAAGTTAGGCAACCTGCTCCTTGGGAGTAG
- the nifX gene encoding nitrogen fixation protein NifX, whose translation MKVAFTTSDGTHIDTHFGVAKEIDVYEVTKDGFNFVETLTFEGDLEEATHEDKITPKMEAILDCKIVYVKAIGKPVGNKLIKQGITLVRAQEYDKIPDILHVLVQSLNGDAPPLLRKALSEENKELVYAYDEE comes from the coding sequence ATGAAAGTAGCTTTTACGACTAGCGACGGAACTCATATTGACACTCATTTCGGTGTAGCCAAGGAAATTGATGTTTATGAGGTAACTAAGGATGGATTTAATTTTGTGGAAACTTTAACCTTTGAAGGTGACTTAGAAGAAGCTACCCATGAGGATAAAATTACACCAAAAATGGAGGCAATTCTTGACTGTAAAATTGTCTATGTTAAAGCTATTGGTAAGCCGGTAGGTAATAAGTTAATTAAGCAGGGTATAACTCTTGTGAGAGCGCAGGAATATGATAAGATTCCTGATATTTTGCACGTATTAGTACAGAGTCTCAACGGTGATGCACCACCTCTTCTACGTAAGGCTCTATCTGAGGAAAATAAGGAATTGGTATATGCTTATGATGAGGAGTAA
- the nifH gene encoding nitrogenase iron protein has protein sequence MSDENIRQIAFYGKGGIGKSTTSQNTLAAMAEVGQRILIVGCDPKADSTRLILHTKAQTTVLHLAAERGAVEDLELDEVVLKGFRDIKCVESGGPEPGVGCAGRGIITAINFLEENGAYQDVDFVSYDVLGDVVCGGFAMPIREGKAQEIYIVTSGEMMAMYAANNIARGILKYAHSGGVRLGGLICNSRKTDREDELITTLANRLSTQMIHFVPRDNIVQHAELRRMTVNEYAPDSNQANEYRTLADKIINNQNMAVPTPIEMDELEALLIEFGILESDEDKEKLVGMSKAEEEALKKQEELKAQALEAVQKGNVEVVSRNNK, from the coding sequence ATGTCCGACGAAAACATTAGACAGATAGCTTTTTACGGTAAAGGCGGTATCGGTAAATCCACCACTTCCCAAAATACCCTCGCAGCAATGGCAGAAGTGGGACAACGTATTCTGATTGTCGGATGTGACCCCAAAGCAGACTCTACCCGCTTGATTCTCCACACCAAAGCACAAACTACCGTACTTCACTTAGCTGCTGAACGCGGTGCAGTGGAAGACTTAGAACTTGATGAAGTAGTACTCAAAGGCTTCCGCGATATCAAATGCGTAGAATCTGGTGGTCCAGAACCCGGTGTAGGTTGCGCTGGTCGTGGTATTATCACCGCTATTAACTTCCTCGAAGAAAACGGTGCATATCAAGACGTAGATTTCGTATCTTACGACGTATTAGGTGACGTTGTATGCGGTGGTTTCGCCATGCCAATTCGGGAAGGGAAAGCGCAAGAAATCTACATCGTTACTTCCGGTGAAATGATGGCGATGTACGCTGCAAACAACATCGCTCGCGGTATTTTGAAATATGCTCACTCCGGCGGTGTACGCCTGGGTGGTCTAATTTGTAACAGCCGTAAAACTGACCGGGAAGACGAACTGATTACCACACTCGCAAACCGATTAAGTACCCAGATGATTCACTTCGTTCCCCGCGACAACATCGTGCAGCACGCAGAGTTACGCCGGATGACTGTGAACGAATACGCACCTGATAGCAATCAAGCTAATGAATACCGCACATTAGCCGACAAGATTATCAACAATCAAAATATGGCTGTTCCTACACCCATCGAAATGGATGAGTTAGAAGCATTGTTGATTGAGTTCGGTATCCTTGAAAGCGACGAAGACAAGGAAAAATTGGTCGGTATGAGCAAAGCTGAAGAAGAAGCTCTCAAGAAGCAAGAAGAACTCAAAGCTCAAGCACTGGAAGCTGTGCAGAAAGGCAACGTTGAAGTTGTTTCCCGTAACAATAAATAG
- a CDS encoding substrate-binding domain-containing protein, with the protein MKQDSGLLNNLKAIRTRLGMSQQDLANIASVTRQTISGVESGQYAPSVAIALRIAKALGCQVEDLFWLDQDLPTIEAVLTKPIPADQSIRLSLARVGGQWVAYPLLGKDAFRQDMIPADGEGVSQTGSGKVQVRLLDDNLAALHNTVVIAGCSPVIALWARATERWHPQLRVHFTFANSIDALQSLCRGEAHIAGMHLYDPKTDEHNVPFAREILAGREAVLVTLGLWEEGLIVPSGNPKGFKTLNDVVEAQATIVNREVGAGSRMLLEQKLQQEHIPFAAVKGFEQIATSHQDVAQAVALGFVDAGISTASVAATFGLGFVPLHQSRYDLVILKEYLEEAPIQQLLSTLGHRMVHSQLEVLGGYDITKIGEVVATV; encoded by the coding sequence ATGAAGCAGGATAGTGGCCTCCTTAATAACTTGAAAGCAATCAGAACGCGCTTAGGGATGAGCCAGCAAGATTTGGCTAACATTGCTAGTGTAACTCGTCAGACCATTAGTGGTGTGGAATCGGGACAATATGCCCCCTCAGTGGCGATCGCACTACGCATAGCTAAAGCACTTGGTTGTCAAGTTGAGGATCTATTCTGGCTAGACCAAGACTTACCTACAATTGAAGCAGTCCTCACAAAACCCATACCCGCAGATCAGTCCATACGCCTGAGTTTAGCAAGGGTTGGCGGACAATGGGTCGCTTATCCCCTATTGGGTAAAGATGCCTTTCGCCAAGATATGATTCCGGCAGATGGGGAAGGAGTGAGCCAAACAGGAAGCGGTAAAGTGCAAGTGAGGCTGTTAGATGATAACTTAGCCGCACTGCATAACACAGTAGTGATTGCAGGTTGCTCGCCTGTAATTGCACTCTGGGCAAGAGCTACCGAACGCTGGCATCCACAACTGCGAGTACATTTTACCTTTGCCAACAGCATAGATGCCCTGCAAAGTCTATGCAGAGGTGAAGCGCACATTGCTGGGATGCACCTATATGATCCCAAAACTGACGAACATAACGTGCCGTTTGCCCGTGAAATCTTAGCAGGAAGGGAAGCTGTTTTAGTAACTCTAGGTTTATGGGAAGAAGGGCTGATAGTCCCATCGGGTAATCCCAAGGGTTTTAAAACACTAAACGATGTAGTAGAAGCACAAGCAACCATCGTCAATCGTGAAGTTGGTGCTGGTAGTCGAATGCTTTTAGAGCAAAAACTGCAACAAGAACACATACCATTTGCAGCAGTCAAAGGATTTGAGCAGATTGCCACTAGCCATCAAGATGTTGCCCAAGCCGTCGCACTAGGGTTTGTGGATGCAGGTATTAGTACAGCATCCGTCGCTGCTACCTTTGGCTTAGGATTTGTACCTCTGCATCAATCAAGATATGATTTAGTGATTCTGAAGGAATATTTAGAAGAAGCACCTATACAACAATTGTTGAGTACCTTGGGACATCGCATGGTTCACTCGCAACTAGAAGTCCTCGGTGGCTATGACATTACAAAAATTGGGGAAGTTGTAGCAACGGTTTAG
- a CDS encoding molybdate ABC transporter substrate-binding protein produces the protein MKKQFCAFSLMAFAVNVTLPTPVSAVTLYGAGSLRNSLTEVAQAFTADYGITVETYFGPSGLTRVKIEDELSSNVKTADVFASADLGNPQQLFQKGLSNSGQNFTSNRMVAIVRPGLTGVTSDNILEFLLDPIIKVGTSTPLADPSGDYAWQIFDKADAIKPGSSQTLKTKALQLVGGNPSAPSVPTGENNLVYFLKTNPLADIFLAYYTSGKTAQELEAGKDLQIVELPNYLATKADYGLTVIKNADPDGEKLAAYILSSKGQAILAKYGFGTPSTSIPEHQGAYGTLLALSVAFAVQKKLSHSRKSTATTKV, from the coding sequence ATGAAAAAGCAGTTTTGTGCCTTTTCATTGATGGCCTTTGCTGTCAATGTTACATTACCAACCCCAGTATCTGCCGTCACTTTATATGGTGCTGGTAGTTTGCGGAATAGCCTGACGGAAGTAGCACAAGCTTTTACAGCAGATTATGGCATCACTGTAGAGACTTATTTTGGCCCTTCAGGTTTAACAAGAGTCAAAATAGAGGATGAATTATCTAGCAATGTAAAAACCGCAGATGTCTTTGCCAGTGCTGATTTAGGAAATCCCCAACAACTATTTCAAAAAGGTTTGAGTAATTCTGGACAGAATTTTACTAGCAATCGTATGGTTGCTATTGTCAGACCAGGGTTAACTGGTGTCACATCAGATAATATCTTAGAATTCTTACTCGATCCAATCATCAAGGTAGGCACATCAACACCATTAGCTGACCCTTCTGGAGACTACGCCTGGCAGATATTTGATAAAGCTGATGCCATTAAACCAGGTAGTTCGCAAACTCTCAAAACTAAAGCCTTGCAATTAGTAGGTGGGAATCCCTCTGCACCCTCAGTTCCCACCGGAGAAAATAATCTCGTCTATTTCCTCAAAACCAATCCCCTTGCAGATATCTTTTTAGCTTATTACACCAGTGGTAAAACTGCTCAAGAACTAGAAGCAGGTAAAGATTTACAAATAGTAGAGTTACCGAATTATTTAGCCACAAAGGCTGATTATGGTTTGACTGTAATTAAAAATGCAGATCCCGACGGAGAGAAATTAGCTGCATATATCCTCTCATCAAAAGGGCAAGCCATCCTAGCAAAATATGGATTTGGCACTCCTTCAACTTCTATTCCTGAACATCAAGGTGCGTATGGAACTTTATTAGCCTTAAGTGTGGCTTTTGCTGTTCAGAAAAAGTTATCTCATAGCAGAAAATCAACAGCAACTACCAAAGTTTAA
- a CDS encoding iron uptake porin, which produces MFNIVCKSLFIAPVLLGVNVLMAQVVSASPVAGDVETQQEADDNSSITQVTSVSQLSDVQPTDWAFQALQSLVERYGCIAGYPDSSFRGNRAITRYEFAAGLNACLNRINELIGTSTADLVTKEDLATLQRLQEEFAEGLAELRGRVDGLEGRTAILESQQFSTTTKLNAEVILTVGSVFGGDRALNSDQWRTINAQPAGTARENAKNSAYGAAGRNLQDNAILSDRVRLNLVSSFTGKDRLFARLEANNTTAFNAPVTGTNMSRLGWDATGNLDNSVQLGKLFYRFPVGDKLNIIIDAIGGEFYDNFNTINPLLASAPTGAVSRFGRFSPIYRASNTGSASNTGSGISAIFQLSNAVTFSAGYLARRGSEPTPGRGLFDGSYGALAQLEFQPNTNLTLGLSYAHSYFSGEAGDVTVSGAYGSAFANTPFGSAVSTSANYYGLQTSYRFNPQFIVSGWVGYTQAIAEASSGTTVNRGDQADIWNWAVTLAFPDLGKKGNLGGLIFGQPPRVTSNDFGPANLTATSARREDTDTSFHVEALYRYQLNNNISITPGLIVIFNPENNSNNDTIYTGVVRTTFRF; this is translated from the coding sequence ATGTTTAACATCGTATGTAAGTCTTTGTTTATAGCTCCCGTACTGCTGGGAGTGAATGTGTTAATGGCTCAAGTTGTATCAGCATCTCCGGTAGCAGGAGACGTTGAAACACAACAAGAAGCGGATGATAACTCATCAATCACTCAGGTGACATCTGTTTCGCAACTATCTGATGTGCAACCGACAGACTGGGCTTTTCAAGCTTTACAATCTTTAGTTGAGCGTTATGGTTGTATTGCTGGATATCCCGACAGCAGCTTTCGGGGTAATCGCGCCATAACTCGCTATGAGTTTGCTGCTGGTTTGAATGCTTGCTTGAATCGGATTAACGAACTGATTGGGACAAGTACGGCGGATTTAGTCACAAAAGAAGATTTAGCCACACTACAAAGACTGCAAGAAGAGTTTGCCGAAGGACTAGCAGAACTGCGGGGAAGGGTAGATGGACTAGAAGGGCGTACAGCCATCTTAGAAAGTCAACAATTTTCTACCACTACCAAGTTGAATGCAGAGGTAATTCTTACTGTTGGTAGTGTGTTTGGTGGAGATAGAGCGTTAAACTCTGACCAATGGCGAACCATAAATGCACAGCCTGCTGGTACTGCACGGGAGAATGCTAAAAATAGTGCCTATGGAGCCGCAGGAAGGAATCTGCAAGATAATGCTATTTTAAGCGATCGCGTCCGCTTGAATTTAGTCTCTAGTTTCACTGGCAAAGACCGCTTGTTTGCTCGGCTAGAAGCAAACAACACTACCGCATTTAATGCTCCAGTGACAGGCACTAATATGAGTCGTCTGGGGTGGGATGCAACTGGTAACTTAGATAACAGTGTTCAATTAGGCAAGCTATTTTACCGCTTTCCTGTAGGTGATAAACTCAACATCATTATTGATGCCATTGGTGGAGAATTTTACGATAACTTCAATACGATCAATCCCCTGTTAGCATCAGCTCCTACCGGTGCAGTATCCCGTTTTGGTCGCTTCTCGCCTATTTACCGAGCGAGTAACACTGGTTCTGCTAGCAATACCGGTTCAGGAATTAGCGCCATATTTCAATTGAGTAATGCTGTGACTTTCTCGGCGGGATATCTAGCCAGACGAGGCAGTGAGCCGACACCCGGTAGAGGTTTATTTGATGGTAGTTATGGAGCCTTGGCGCAGTTAGAATTTCAACCAAACACAAACTTAACCCTGGGTTTGAGCTATGCTCACTCCTACTTTAGTGGTGAAGCCGGGGATGTTACCGTTTCCGGCGCTTATGGTAGTGCTTTCGCTAATACCCCGTTTGGTTCTGCGGTGTCTACTTCCGCCAATTATTATGGTTTACAAACGAGTTACCGTTTCAATCCCCAGTTTATAGTCTCTGGATGGGTCGGATATACCCAAGCTATAGCCGAAGCCAGTTCCGGTACTACAGTCAACCGTGGTGATCAAGCAGATATTTGGAACTGGGCAGTAACTTTAGCTTTCCCCGATTTGGGGAAAAAGGGGAATTTGGGTGGTTTAATTTTTGGACAACCGCCAAGAGTTACCAGTAATGACTTTGGCCCCGCTAATTTGACTGCTACCAGCGCTCGGCGTGAAGATACAGATACATCTTTCCATGTGGAGGCTTTGTATCGCTACCAACTGAACAATAATATCTCGATTACACCAGGGTTAATTGTCATATTTAACCCAGAAAATAACAGCAACAACGATACTATCTATACCGGTGTTGTTCGCACTACGTTTAGATTTTAG
- a CDS encoding S8 family serine peptidase has protein sequence MQVKFTPINNNIIHGVTSNGNSFPEHNDAYSSELRIDDILSSNFHSSFSTQQDNTLLSATVSNTNTHLTAQTIDVTSSQPDLIIQNAVVPSTASIGTTIQVNYVVKNQGSENTFSSYTMFFLSRDRNVSDDDYYLGSDYVDGIAAGAYSSESSTLRIDNGIVAGSYYLLCQADGNGDFIESNETNNILATAININLIQTDLVVQNPVAPSSVTVGYSFRISYRVKNQSVGNAFPSSTMFYISKDKTISNDDLYLGSQDVGSIPAGAYSSQTTSLRIVNNITAGKYYLLYKADGNNNLIETNEGNNIVAKAINIKNSFRSTNGYGLINAAAAVAQALGQTTFGDVVNLGGNNWGADLINAPEVWAKGYTGQGITVAVVDGGVDRNHTDLSSNIWKNLKEIAGNGKDDDGNGYIDDVYGWNFVDNNNNTLDKNGHGTHVAGTIAGVRNSFGVTGIAYNAKIMPVKVLADNGSGADNAIAQGIRYAANNGANVINLSLGKEQPSINIQSAIQYASSKGAIVVMAAGNGGQLTPYYPARYATDWGLAVGAVDKSGIMASFSNLAGNELLSYVTAPGVGIYSTLPGNKYASWNGTSMSTPYVAGVVALMLSANKNLTDSLVRQILTSTAANR, from the coding sequence ATGCAAGTTAAATTTACTCCAATAAATAACAATATTATTCATGGAGTTACTAGCAATGGTAACTCTTTTCCAGAACATAATGATGCTTATAGCTCTGAACTCAGGATTGACGATATATTAAGCTCAAACTTTCATAGTAGTTTTTCAACTCAGCAAGATAATACATTATTGTCGGCAACTGTCTCAAATACTAATACTCATCTCACTGCTCAAACAATTGATGTTACATCTAGTCAACCAGACTTAATCATCCAAAATGCTGTAGTTCCTAGTACAGCATCAATTGGAACTACTATCCAAGTAAACTATGTAGTTAAGAACCAAGGCTCGGAGAATACTTTCTCTAGCTATACTATGTTTTTCTTATCGAGAGATAGAAATGTGAGTGATGATGATTATTACTTAGGTTCAGACTATGTTGACGGTATTGCAGCAGGCGCTTACAGTTCAGAATCAAGCACACTCAGAATTGATAATGGTATTGTCGCTGGTAGCTATTATTTATTGTGCCAAGCTGATGGCAATGGAGATTTTATTGAAAGTAATGAAACCAACAACATTTTAGCGACAGCCATCAATATTAATCTGATTCAGACAGATTTAGTTGTTCAGAATCCTGTAGCACCTAGTTCAGTAACTGTTGGGTATAGCTTTAGAATTAGTTATCGAGTTAAAAACCAGAGTGTGGGTAATGCTTTTCCTAGCTCTACGATGTTTTATATATCTAAAGATAAAACTATCAGCAATGATGATCTATATTTAGGTTCCCAGGATGTTGGTAGTATTCCAGCAGGTGCTTATAGTTCACAAACAACTTCACTGAGGATTGTGAATAATATCACCGCAGGTAAATATTATCTGCTGTACAAAGCTGATGGTAACAACAATTTGATTGAAACCAATGAAGGCAATAACATTGTTGCTAAAGCTATCAACATCAAGAATAGTTTTCGCTCTACCAATGGTTATGGCTTAATTAATGCCGCCGCCGCAGTAGCTCAAGCCTTAGGTCAGACAACCTTTGGTGATGTTGTTAATTTAGGTGGTAACAATTGGGGTGCAGACCTCATTAACGCACCAGAAGTCTGGGCAAAAGGATATACAGGTCAAGGAATTACTGTCGCTGTTGTAGATGGTGGGGTTGACCGCAACCATACCGATTTGAGCAGTAATATCTGGAAAAATCTTAAAGAAATTGCTGGTAACGGTAAGGATGATGATGGCAATGGCTATATTGATGATGTTTACGGCTGGAACTTTGTTGACAACAACAACAATACCTTAGACAAAAATGGACATGGGACTCATGTAGCTGGGACTATTGCCGGGGTAAGAAATAGCTTTGGTGTTACAGGTATTGCCTATAATGCCAAGATTATGCCAGTGAAGGTTTTGGCTGATAATGGTTCAGGTGCTGATAATGCTATCGCTCAAGGTATTCGTTATGCGGCAAACAATGGAGCCAATGTGATTAACTTGAGTTTAGGTAAAGAGCAACCTAGTATTAATATCCAATCGGCTATTCAATATGCTAGCAGCAAAGGCGCGATCGTGGTTATGGCAGCAGGAAACGGTGGTCAGCTAACACCATACTACCCTGCTAGATATGCCACAGACTGGGGGCTAGCGGTAGGCGCAGTTGATAAGTCTGGAATTATGGCTAGCTTCTCTAACCTCGCCGGAAATGAGCTATTGAGCTATGTCACAGCCCCTGGTGTTGGTATTTATTCGACACTTCCTGGTAACAAATATGCTTCTTGGAATGGAACATCTATGTCCACTCCTTATGTTGCTGGGGTAGTCGCTTTGATGCTGAGTGCTAATAAAAATTTAACTGATTCCCTCGTGCGTCAAATCCTTACATCTACCGCAGCCAATAGATAA
- a CDS encoding PEP-CTERM sorting domain-containing protein (PEP-CTERM proteins occur, often in large numbers, in the proteomes of bacteria that also encode an exosortase, a predicted intramembrane cysteine proteinase. The presence of a PEP-CTERM domain at a protein's C-terminus predicts cleavage within the sorting domain, followed by covalent anchoring to some some component of the (usually Gram-negative) cell surface. Many PEP-CTERM proteins exhibit an unusual sequence composition that includes large numbers of potential glycosylation sites. Expression of one such protein has been shown restore the ability of a bacterium to form floc, a type of biofilm.), whose protein sequence is MKSTNKTFKHLLLTITSAFVSTAVGIGGYTSQAQAAKLGNIVQNGDFTYCPQNVCDPNELLNPNDPTRANPFIRGWFNSTQNETFYTTYLENYTVDRESDYSRSVRMAASADFTYISQNLNTKKNQRYRLTYYLANSDEENLSTFRTYIGGNLVEERSDIPFQDFTQYTLDFIATSKITELKFASFQQKAWYNIDNISVVRINDDGQQSTSVPEPSIMAGLAVVTMMGMRHRKNRLASSGKSQFELV, encoded by the coding sequence ATGAAATCGACCAACAAAACTTTCAAACATTTGTTACTAACTATTACCAGTGCTTTTGTCAGTACTGCTGTAGGCATAGGTGGTTATACTTCTCAGGCACAAGCTGCCAAGTTAGGAAATATTGTGCAGAATGGCGACTTTACATACTGTCCACAAAACGTCTGTGACCCCAATGAACTATTGAATCCTAACGACCCTACTCGTGCTAATCCTTTTATTAGAGGATGGTTCAATAGTACGCAAAATGAAACTTTCTACACCACTTATCTAGAGAATTATACCGTCGATAGGGAATCTGATTATTCTAGAAGTGTACGTATGGCAGCATCAGCCGACTTTACTTACATATCCCAAAACTTGAACACCAAGAAGAATCAAAGATATCGATTGACCTACTACTTAGCTAACTCAGATGAGGAGAACTTAAGCACTTTTCGGACATATATAGGCGGTAACTTGGTAGAGGAAAGAAGTGATATTCCATTCCAAGATTTTACGCAATACACACTAGATTTTATAGCCACCTCAAAAATCACAGAGTTAAAGTTTGCCAGTTTCCAACAAAAAGCTTGGTACAACATCGATAATATCAGCGTCGTTCGGATTAATGATGACGGTCAACAATCTACTTCTGTACCTGAACCATCAATCATGGCTGGACTAGCCGTTGTAACTATGATGGGAATGCGTCATAGAAAAAACCGTTTGGCTAGTAGTGGTAAGTCCCAATTTGAGCTTGTTTGA